Proteins encoded together in one Bosea sp. (in: a-proteobacteria) window:
- a CDS encoding alpha/beta hydrolase codes for MQRSFVDIREGQVHYRAAGARGRPLVMIHNSPGSSRSLVPLLAALARNRRVIAVDTLGNGDSAAPAPLRPNIAYFADAHIRTLDALRLKEVDLYGYGVGASIACEMAIALPDRVGRVLLHDMPACPAADREGLLASSERRILPDSEGTQFQRLWTMVRDAHLFSPWSMRDSAHPRGPDFSSADEMHYEAVELLKAIDTYDLPARADVLYSRSDRLSILPSQKVFIFQFDHSLKKTLATIAMTGRADILEMSENDNLYELIGELLEAD; via the coding sequence ATGCAGCGCAGCTTCGTCGACATCCGGGAAGGGCAGGTTCATTACCGGGCGGCTGGAGCGCGCGGACGGCCGCTCGTCATGATTCACAACTCGCCGGGTTCGAGCCGGAGCCTCGTCCCCCTGCTGGCGGCCCTGGCGCGGAACCGGCGCGTCATCGCGGTGGATACCCTGGGCAACGGCGATTCCGCCGCGCCGGCACCGTTGCGGCCCAATATCGCCTATTTCGCCGATGCGCATATCCGCACCCTGGACGCGCTGCGGCTGAAGGAGGTCGATCTCTACGGCTACGGCGTCGGCGCGAGCATCGCCTGTGAGATGGCCATCGCCCTGCCGGACCGTGTCGGCCGGGTGCTGCTTCACGACATGCCGGCCTGTCCGGCAGCCGACAGGGAGGGGCTCCTGGCAAGCTCCGAGCGCCGGATCCTCCCGGATTCGGAGGGCACGCAATTCCAGAGGCTCTGGACCATGGTGCGCGACGCCCACCTGTTCTCGCCCTGGTCCATGCGCGATAGCGCCCATCCGCGCGGACCGGACTTCTCATCGGCGGACGAGATGCATTACGAGGCCGTCGAGCTGCTGAAGGCCATCGACACCTATGATCTGCCGGCCCGGGCCGACGTCCTGTATTCACGCAGTGATCGACTGTCCATCTTGCCGAGCCAGAAGGTGTTCATCTTCCAGTTCGACCACTCCCTCAAGAAAACTCTCGCGACGATCGCCATGACGGGCCGGGCTGATATCCTTGAAATGTCCGAGAACGATAATCTCTATGAGCTCATCGGCGAGCTTCTTGAAGCAGATTGA
- a CDS encoding LysR family transcriptional regulator — protein sequence MASPARGVGGAGWRSSDRAAPSAFASDKGECDQLQGRRSARLSEERLELVDLRKLDVFVKIVEAGSLTRAAAQLSVAQSALSRKVREIEEQLGTALVYRNGRGVVLTETGQHFFERAKQLLRDSEAILVDIKNMTAAGNVTIGVPPSVTEIILPKLLAQVLLDFPDVRIKIVETFSGYVQEYLLNGQLDIGVLYETRRMPTLLGDELVVEEMYVVGPTGGPLEPGRPVSLTELTGISFVLPSRPHGLRVLIDDACAKAKVNLNVVVEINGLGTVKNLIRAGGVHAILPYSAVFNEVAAGLIAASPIVAPAISRRLRLATSNERPPSRATRQVAHLIRTQVNELVRNGFWHGQFAPAPLAGPAVLPVR from the coding sequence ATGGCCTCGCCTGCGCGCGGCGTCGGGGGCGCCGGGTGGCGAAGCTCCGATCGGGCCGCGCCCTCGGCATTTGCCTCGGACAAAGGAGAATGCGATCAATTACAAGGCCGAAGGTCGGCCCGATTGAGCGAGGAGCGCTTGGAACTCGTGGATCTCCGCAAGCTGGATGTTTTCGTGAAGATCGTCGAAGCGGGCAGTCTCACCCGTGCCGCGGCCCAGTTGTCCGTCGCCCAGTCCGCCCTGAGCCGAAAGGTGCGCGAGATCGAGGAGCAACTCGGCACCGCGCTCGTCTATCGCAACGGCCGCGGCGTCGTCCTGACCGAGACAGGACAGCATTTTTTCGAGCGCGCCAAGCAGTTGCTGCGCGATTCCGAAGCCATCCTCGTCGACATCAAGAATATGACCGCGGCGGGAAACGTCACCATCGGCGTCCCGCCCTCGGTCACCGAGATCATCCTGCCGAAGCTGCTGGCCCAGGTGCTGCTCGATTTCCCGGACGTCCGGATCAAGATCGTCGAGACCTTCAGCGGCTATGTGCAGGAATACCTGCTCAACGGGCAGCTCGACATCGGCGTCCTCTACGAGACGCGGCGGATGCCGACGCTGCTGGGCGATGAACTGGTCGTCGAGGAGATGTATGTCGTCGGTCCGACCGGCGGGCCGCTCGAACCCGGCCGCCCCGTCTCGCTTACCGAATTGACCGGCATCTCCTTCGTCCTGCCGAGCCGTCCGCACGGGCTGCGCGTGCTCATCGACGATGCCTGCGCCAAGGCCAAGGTGAATCTGAACGTGGTCGTCGAGATCAACGGGCTCGGCACCGTCAAGAACCTGATCAGGGCCGGGGGCGTTCACGCCATCCTGCCCTATTCGGCCGTTTTCAACGAGGTCGCCGCGGGGCTGATCGCCGCCTCGCCCATCGTCGCCCCGGCGATCAGCCGGCGCCTCAGGCTCGCGACCTCCAACGAGCGCCCGCCCAGCCGCGCCACGCGCCAGGTCGCGCATCTCATCCGCACCCAGGTCAACGAACTGGTGCGCAACGGCTTCTGGCACGGGCAGTTCGCACCCGCCCCTCTGGCCGGACCGGCCGTGCTACCGGTCCGATGA
- the prpB gene encoding methylisocitrate lyase yields MTWLVEQKMPTPPGDRMAELWRRPNILRIPGAHHAYAGIVAKRAGFEALYLSGGALSQMLGLPDLGIMTLEEVCFFARSIYRATGLPILVDGDTGYGEVLNVVRMVRELEDAGAAAVQIEDQILPKKCGHLNDKKLASPQEMAAKIAAARKARRHLRIVARTDALAQEGIEAAIARARLYLEAGADAIFPEALTSEEMFRTFARAVDAPLLANMTEFGRTPFFTAEQFEDFGFKMVIWPATSMRVASKALHELYATLAEAGTVEGYLQHLSTRAEVYDVIKYSDYEALDSTIAQSIVPPPLS; encoded by the coding sequence ATGACCTGGCTTGTCGAACAGAAGATGCCCACCCCGCCCGGCGACCGCATGGCCGAGCTCTGGCGCCGGCCGAACATCCTGCGCATCCCCGGCGCCCATCACGCCTATGCCGGCATCGTCGCGAAACGGGCCGGCTTCGAGGCGCTTTATCTGTCCGGCGGCGCGCTCTCCCAGATGCTGGGGTTGCCGGATCTCGGCATCATGACGCTCGAGGAGGTCTGCTTCTTCGCGCGCAGCATCTACCGCGCCACCGGCCTGCCGATCCTGGTCGACGGCGATACCGGCTATGGCGAGGTGCTGAACGTCGTGCGCATGGTGCGCGAGCTGGAGGATGCCGGCGCGGCGGCCGTCCAGATCGAGGACCAGATCCTGCCGAAGAAATGCGGGCATCTGAACGACAAGAAGCTGGCCTCGCCGCAGGAGATGGCCGCGAAGATCGCCGCGGCCCGGAAAGCACGCCGTCATCTGCGGATCGTCGCGCGCACCGATGCCCTGGCGCAGGAAGGGATCGAAGCCGCGATCGCCCGCGCCAGGCTCTACCTCGAGGCCGGCGCCGATGCGATCTTCCCCGAGGCGCTGACCTCGGAGGAGATGTTCCGCACCTTTGCCCGCGCCGTCGACGCTCCCCTGCTCGCCAACATGACCGAATTCGGCCGCACGCCGTTCTTCACGGCCGAGCAGTTCGAGGATTTCGGCTTCAAGATGGTGATCTGGCCCGCGACCTCGATGCGCGTCGCCTCCAAGGCGCTGCACGAGCTTTACGCGACGCTGGCCGAGGCCGGCACCGTCGAGGGCTATCTGCAGCACCTCTCGACCCGCGCCGAAGTCTACGATGTCATCAAATATTCCGATTACGAGGCGCTGGACAGCACCATCGCACAGAGCATCGTGCCGCCGCCGCTGTCCTAA
- the acnA gene encoding aconitate hydratase AcnA, with translation MSRPSAADALAELEVGGRRLGFFSLAQMERRGLGPVSRLPRSLKILLENLLRHHHLGKAVESGDVAALANWTADRKGGRDIAYHPARIIMPDSSGIPLLADLAAMRDAMVDLGGDPRSINPLSHVDIVVDHSAIVDVFGSADAAARNLAIEYERNGERYAFLRWAQSAFANLRIVPSGQGIIHQVNIEYLAKVVLVDETALPGTPLAFPDTVLGMDSHTPMVNALGVVGWGCGGIEAGAAMLGQPVSMAIPEVIGVRFVGKLAPGVTATDLVLTVTERLRKHGVVQKFVEYLGPGLTHLTMATRATIANMAPEYGATIGFFPIDAETLAYLAGTGRSQEQIDLVEAYAKAQGLWFDAQAAEPDFTDLIEIDLSQVVTSLAGPKRPQDRVALPQVKAALDAVLDAAGTPRKQSRVTIGGTEHVLADGHLAIAAITSCTNTSNPNVIIGAALLARNAAARGLTTKPWVKTSFSPGSRVVAEYLRRAGLQSDLDRLGFQVVGFGCMTCMGNSGPLDDGVARAVDEDGLALAAVLSGNRNFEGRVHTRCRINYLASPPLVIAYALAGRMTLDLTREPIGTDRAGKPVYLADIWPSDEDIAAIIQKVVTPDLYRERYADVFAGDEHWRRLAVRGGDTFAWKDESRYIRRPPFFGGIQREAVPPGDISGARILAMFGDSITTDHISPIGVIANDSPAGAYLSSQGIAPKDFNSYASRRVNHDVMVRGTFANIRIRNEMAGGREGGHTLHMPDAAPMSIYDAAMAYRREKVPLVIVAGCDYGAGSSRDWAAKGTLLLGVRAVLAESFERIHRSNLIGMGILPCEFQAGQSRKTLGLDGSETIDLIGIKALKPRAPLVCVIHRADGSRRQVTLTARIDTAYELQYFRNGGILQLMLRQMLKAA, from the coding sequence TCGCCGAGCTTGAGGTCGGCGGCCGCAGGCTCGGGTTCTTCAGCCTGGCGCAGATGGAGCGGCGGGGGCTCGGGCCGGTCTCGCGCCTGCCGCGCTCGCTGAAGATCCTGCTGGAAAACCTGCTGCGGCATCATCATCTCGGCAAGGCGGTCGAGAGCGGGGATGTCGCGGCGCTGGCGAACTGGACGGCCGATCGCAAGGGCGGGCGCGATATCGCCTATCACCCGGCGCGCATCATCATGCCGGATTCCTCCGGCATTCCGCTGCTGGCCGATCTCGCGGCGATGCGCGACGCGATGGTCGATCTCGGCGGCGATCCGAGATCGATCAATCCGCTCTCGCATGTCGACATCGTGGTCGACCATTCGGCGATCGTCGACGTCTTCGGCAGCGCCGATGCCGCCGCGCGCAATCTCGCGATCGAATATGAGCGCAACGGCGAGCGCTACGCCTTCCTGCGCTGGGCCCAGAGCGCTTTCGCCAATCTCAGGATCGTGCCCTCGGGACAGGGCATCATCCATCAGGTCAATATCGAGTATCTGGCCAAGGTCGTCCTCGTCGACGAGACGGCGCTGCCGGGCACGCCGCTCGCCTTCCCCGATACGGTCCTGGGGATGGACAGCCATACCCCGATGGTCAATGCGCTGGGCGTCGTCGGCTGGGGCTGCGGCGGCATCGAAGCCGGCGCGGCCATGCTCGGCCAGCCGGTCTCGATGGCGATCCCCGAAGTGATCGGGGTACGCTTCGTCGGCAAGCTGGCGCCGGGCGTCACCGCGACGGATCTCGTCCTGACCGTGACCGAGCGCCTGCGCAAGCACGGCGTGGTGCAGAAATTCGTCGAGTATCTCGGCCCGGGCCTGACGCATCTGACGATGGCGACGCGGGCGACGATCGCCAATATGGCGCCCGAATACGGCGCGACGATCGGCTTCTTTCCGATCGACGCCGAGACGCTCGCCTATCTCGCCGGCACCGGCCGGAGCCAGGAACAGATCGACCTCGTCGAGGCCTATGCCAAGGCGCAGGGCCTGTGGTTCGACGCGCAGGCCGCCGAACCCGATTTCACCGATCTGATCGAGATCGACCTCTCTCAGGTCGTCACCAGCCTCGCCGGCCCCAAGCGCCCGCAGGATCGCGTCGCGCTGCCGCAGGTGAAGGCCGCGCTGGACGCGGTCCTGGATGCGGCGGGCACGCCGCGCAAGCAAAGCCGCGTCACGATCGGCGGCACGGAGCATGTGCTGGCCGACGGCCACCTCGCCATCGCCGCGATCACCAGCTGCACCAACACCTCCAACCCCAACGTCATCATCGGCGCGGCCCTGCTGGCGCGCAACGCCGCGGCCCGCGGGCTGACGACGAAGCCCTGGGTCAAGACCTCGTTCTCGCCGGGCTCACGGGTGGTCGCCGAATATCTCAGGCGGGCCGGCCTGCAGTCGGATCTCGACCGGCTCGGTTTCCAGGTCGTCGGCTTCGGCTGCATGACCTGCATGGGCAATTCCGGGCCGCTCGACGACGGCGTCGCCCGCGCCGTCGACGAGGATGGGCTGGCGCTGGCCGCCGTGCTCTCGGGCAACCGCAATTTCGAGGGCCGGGTCCATACGCGCTGCCGGATCAACTATCTGGCCTCGCCGCCGCTGGTCATCGCCTACGCGCTCGCCGGGCGGATGACGCTCGATCTGACGCGGGAGCCCATCGGCACGGATCGCGCGGGAAAACCCGTCTACCTCGCGGATATCTGGCCTTCGGACGAGGACATCGCCGCGATCATCCAGAAAGTGGTGACGCCGGACCTCTATCGCGAGCGCTATGCCGATGTCTTCGCCGGCGACGAGCACTGGCGCAGGCTTGCCGTGCGCGGCGGCGACACCTTCGCCTGGAAGGATGAATCCCGCTATATCCGCCGCCCGCCCTTCTTCGGCGGCATCCAGCGCGAAGCCGTGCCGCCCGGCGACATTTCGGGCGCGCGCATCCTGGCCATGTTCGGGGATTCGATCACCACCGACCATATCTCGCCGATCGGCGTGATCGCGAATGACAGCCCGGCCGGGGCCTATCTGTCGAGTCAGGGCATCGCGCCGAAGGACTTCAACTCCTACGCCTCGCGCCGGGTCAATCACGACGTGATGGTGCGCGGCACTTTCGCCAATATCCGCATCCGCAACGAGATGGCCGGCGGCCGCGAGGGCGGCCACACCCTGCACATGCCGGATGCCGCGCCGATGTCGATCTATGACGCCGCCATGGCCTATCGCCGCGAAAAGGTGCCGCTCGTCATCGTCGCCGGCTGCGATTACGGCGCGGGGTCCTCGCGCGACTGGGCCGCGAAAGGCACTTTGCTGCTCGGCGTGCGCGCCGTCCTGGCCGAGAGCTTCGAGCGCATCCATCGCTCCAACCTGATCGGCATGGGCATCCTGCCCTGCGAGTTCCAGGCCGGGCAGTCGCGCAAGACGCTTGGCCTCGACGGCAGCGAGACGATCGACCTGATCGGGATCAAGGCCCTGAAGCCGCGCGCCCCGCTCGTTTGCGTGATCCACCGCGCCGATGGATCGCGCCGGCAGGTCACGCTGACCGCCCGCATCGATACCGCCTACGAGCTCCAGTATTTCCGCAATGGCGGCATCCTGCAGCTGATGCTGCGCCAAATGCTGAAAGCCGCCTGA